The Trueperaceae bacterium genome window below encodes:
- a CDS encoding DUF2207 domain-containing protein: protein MPPRTTRALLALALALLGAAAQAQSYEWRDVVQVVTIEPSGDVIVDDTRTLWTDDDFGEAFICLELEEGQRVDLLPGSGAVSSGPPATAFTQPCSAGTELVVRNQERVSERRVRFHYRLSGTMEFFSDVAQWYWNLIQLDHPPIVGYRLTVEAPGPMEEPYDAFVHRYANPERPVVTLSPDRSVLTVTLERIPPGAGVEVDYLMDPDLFEPRGRMPGMEQALIEEAEIAGISEGLAARAALRRSAWWTLLPAAIVAFLLVGVVRAYVRHGQEPDVAVMRYPFEPPSDLPPAAVVAMLTQSFQPGLMGNAFMATIMDLARRGYGEFTSRRGRFEMRLDLQRSTEGLQPFEADVLRYLKNAAMTYRRGDPSQLEFREMRSYSQRYASSFMQRWGKSVRQWVEAKRGGPLVNAESQRVANAWAARAIGGMLVCIVVAAAAAGPGRVAGIAGAVGSLALAVTSAVAVPRWRPEIAAEVAAWKGFKRTLSDYTRMKDAPDDFFKLWDVYYVYAAALGVAEKFLKNLARAAPLRGIDERTVASRATWIGSTSSLHSLSDVSRSVMSLSRSLSAASATASSGGSSSGGGGGGGGGGSSGGR from the coding sequence ATGCCGCCGCGAACGACGCGGGCGCTCCTCGCGCTCGCGCTCGCCCTCCTCGGCGCCGCCGCCCAGGCCCAGAGCTACGAGTGGCGCGACGTCGTGCAGGTCGTCACCATCGAGCCGTCTGGCGACGTCATCGTCGACGACACGCGCACCCTGTGGACCGACGACGACTTCGGCGAGGCGTTCATCTGCTTGGAGCTGGAGGAGGGCCAGCGCGTGGACCTGCTGCCCGGCTCGGGGGCCGTGAGCAGCGGTCCGCCGGCGACGGCGTTCACGCAGCCGTGCTCGGCCGGGACGGAGCTCGTGGTGCGCAACCAGGAGCGGGTCAGCGAGAGGCGGGTGCGCTTCCACTACCGCCTCTCCGGCACCATGGAGTTCTTCAGCGACGTGGCGCAGTGGTACTGGAACCTGATCCAGCTCGATCACCCGCCGATCGTCGGCTACCGGCTCACCGTCGAGGCGCCGGGGCCGATGGAGGAGCCCTACGACGCCTTCGTCCACCGCTACGCCAACCCCGAGAGGCCGGTCGTCACGCTCTCGCCCGACCGCTCCGTCCTCACGGTGACGCTCGAGCGCATCCCCCCGGGCGCCGGCGTCGAGGTCGACTACCTCATGGACCCGGACCTGTTCGAGCCGCGCGGGCGCATGCCGGGCATGGAGCAGGCGCTGATCGAGGAGGCGGAGATCGCGGGCATAAGCGAGGGCCTGGCGGCCAGGGCCGCCCTCCGGCGCTCGGCCTGGTGGACGCTGCTGCCGGCGGCGATCGTCGCGTTCCTCCTCGTGGGCGTGGTCAGGGCGTACGTGAGGCACGGCCAGGAGCCCGACGTCGCGGTCATGCGCTACCCCTTCGAGCCGCCCAGCGACCTGCCGCCGGCGGCCGTGGTCGCGATGCTGACCCAGTCGTTCCAGCCGGGCCTCATGGGCAACGCCTTCATGGCCACGATCATGGACCTGGCCAGGCGGGGCTACGGCGAGTTCACGTCGCGGCGCGGGCGCTTCGAGATGCGCCTCGACCTGCAGCGCTCGACCGAGGGCCTGCAGCCGTTCGAGGCGGACGTGCTCCGCTACCTGAAGAACGCCGCGATGACCTACCGCCGCGGCGACCCCAGCCAGCTCGAGTTCCGCGAGATGCGCAGCTACTCGCAGCGCTACGCCTCGAGCTTCATGCAGCGCTGGGGCAAGTCGGTGCGCCAGTGGGTGGAGGCCAAGCGCGGCGGGCCGCTGGTGAACGCCGAGAGCCAACGCGTCGCCAACGCCTGGGCGGCGCGGGCCATCGGCGGCATGCTCGTGTGCATCGTCGTCGCGGCCGCGGCGGCCGGTCCCGGTCGCGTGGCGGGCATCGCGGGCGCCGTCGGCTCGCTGGCCCTGGCCGTCACGTCCGCCGTGGCGGTGCCGCGCTGGCGCCCGGAGATCGCCGCCGAGGTCGCGGCCTGGAAGGGCTTCAAGCGCACGCTCTCCGACTACACGCGCATGAAGGACGCCCCCGACGACTTCTTCAAGCTGTGGGACGTCTACTACGTCTACGCCGCCGCGCTGGGCGTCGCCGAGAAGTTCCTGAAGAACCTCGCGCGCGCCGCTCCGCTGCGGGGCATCGACGAGAGGACGGTCGCCAGCCGCGCCACGTGGATCGGCTCCACGTCCAGCCTGCACAGCCTCTCCGACGTCTCGCGCTCGGTGATGTCGCTGTCGCGTTCTCTGTCCGCGGCGTCGGCCACGGCGTCGTCGGGCGGGTCGTCCTCGGGCGGCGGCGGTGGTGGCGGCGGCGGGGGCAGCTCCGGGGGCCGCTGA
- a CDS encoding family 1 glycosylhydrolase, whose amino-acid sequence MDTDAELEVPDGFRLGVSTSAFQTEGASSGRGESIWDRFLARSSLPPEEWGVATDHLARLEEDLDLAAGLGVTAYRFSLSWTRLMPAGKGRPRREGLAVYDRMLDEALARGLEPWACLYHWDLPQALQERGGWRNRDTAYYLADYAEAVADLLAGRARRVFVLNEPNVHAVLGHLAGRHAPGLADLEAFAGAVHHQNLATGLAAARLREALPGAEVGTIVMLQPVVPAEEGEDHEAAAALADAAFNRAFLDPLFGRGYPEPVDGLVEALVRDGDMAEIARPPDVLGVNYYTRLRVRADPESPFGLALAGAPAGAETTAMGWEVYSEGLREVLVRLRVEYGGPRVAVTECGAAYRDEPQPSGRVDDWRRARFLLSHLRSALAARAEGCDVDAFLVWTLVDNLEWTDGFARRYGLVRLEPGTLRRVPKLSYDVLREVATSGTVPPAAEVRATA is encoded by the coding sequence GTGGACACAGACGCTGAGCTCGAGGTCCCGGACGGCTTCCGCCTCGGCGTCTCGACTTCCGCCTTCCAGACCGAGGGCGCGTCGTCGGGGCGGGGCGAGTCGATCTGGGACCGCTTCCTGGCCCGCTCGTCCCTCCCGCCGGAGGAGTGGGGCGTGGCCACCGACCACCTCGCGCGCCTGGAGGAGGACCTCGACCTCGCCGCCGGCCTCGGCGTCACGGCCTACCGCTTCTCGCTGAGCTGGACGCGGCTGATGCCCGCGGGGAAGGGCCGTCCGCGGCGCGAGGGGCTGGCCGTCTACGACCGGATGCTCGACGAGGCCCTCGCGCGCGGGCTCGAGCCGTGGGCGTGCCTCTACCACTGGGACCTGCCGCAGGCGCTGCAGGAGCGCGGCGGCTGGAGGAACCGCGACACGGCCTACTACCTGGCCGACTACGCCGAGGCCGTGGCCGACCTCCTCGCCGGCCGCGCGCGGCGGGTGTTCGTCCTCAACGAGCCCAACGTCCACGCCGTGCTGGGGCACCTGGCGGGCCGGCACGCCCCCGGCCTCGCTGACCTGGAGGCGTTCGCCGGCGCCGTGCACCACCAGAACCTGGCCACGGGCCTGGCCGCGGCGCGTCTGCGCGAGGCGCTGCCCGGCGCCGAGGTCGGCACGATCGTCATGCTCCAGCCGGTCGTGCCGGCGGAGGAGGGAGAGGACCACGAGGCGGCCGCCGCGCTGGCCGACGCCGCCTTCAACCGCGCCTTCCTCGACCCGCTGTTCGGCCGCGGCTACCCCGAGCCGGTGGACGGCCTGGTCGAGGCGCTCGTGCGCGACGGCGACATGGCGGAGATCGCGCGCCCGCCTGACGTGCTGGGCGTCAACTACTACACGCGGCTGCGCGTGCGCGCCGACCCCGAGAGCCCCTTCGGGCTGGCGCTGGCGGGGGCGCCGGCCGGCGCGGAGACCACGGCCATGGGCTGGGAGGTCTACTCGGAGGGCCTGCGCGAGGTGCTGGTCCGCCTGCGCGTCGAGTACGGCGGCCCTCGCGTCGCCGTCACCGAGTGCGGCGCGGCGTACCGCGACGAGCCGCAGCCCTCGGGACGCGTCGACGACTGGCGCCGGGCACGCTTCCTCCTCTCGCACCTCAGGTCCGCGCTGGCGGCGCGCGCCGAGGGCTGCGACGTGGACGCGTTCCTCGTCTGGACGCTCGTCGACAACCTCGAGTGGACCGACGGGTTCGCCAGGCGCTACGGCCTCGTGCGGCTCGAGCCGGGGACGCTCCGCCGGGTGCCGAAGCTCTCGTACGACGTGCTGCGCGAGGTGGCCACGAGCGGCACGGTGCCGCCGGCCGCCGAGGTCAGGGCGACGGCGTGA
- a CDS encoding ABC transporter ATP-binding protein, translating to MLRAENLSKVYRTGAADVHALTGVTAAFPPSCLTVILGPSGSGKSTLLNLLAGFDTPTAGAVTLDGQVLGELSEGERADLRLRRFGFVFQSFNLVSVLDAAQNVALPMALAGVPRAERTRRAMALLERFGVAHRSDHLPHRLSGGERQRVALARALANDPAVVFADEPTGNLDSRSGEVVMRALKDVAAEGRTVVIVTHDRELAELADARIELRDGVVRGVSGPKAADVAPDLAAEPPAPPAGVAGSP from the coding sequence GTGCTGCGCGCCGAGAACCTCAGCAAGGTCTACCGCACCGGCGCCGCCGACGTGCACGCGCTCACGGGCGTCACGGCCGCCTTCCCGCCCTCGTGCCTGACGGTGATCCTCGGGCCGTCGGGCTCGGGCAAGTCGACGCTCCTCAACCTCCTGGCGGGGTTCGACACGCCCACCGCGGGCGCGGTGACCTTGGACGGCCAGGTCCTCGGTGAGCTCAGCGAGGGCGAGCGCGCCGACCTGCGCCTGCGGCGCTTCGGCTTCGTGTTCCAGTCCTTCAACCTCGTCAGCGTCCTCGACGCGGCGCAGAACGTCGCCCTCCCGATGGCGCTGGCCGGCGTCCCGCGCGCCGAGCGCACGCGGCGCGCGATGGCGCTGCTCGAGCGCTTCGGCGTCGCGCACCGGAGCGACCACCTCCCCCACCGGCTCTCCGGCGGCGAGCGTCAGCGCGTGGCCCTGGCGCGGGCGCTGGCGAACGACCCGGCGGTGGTGTTCGCCGACGAGCCCACCGGCAACCTCGACTCGCGCAGCGGCGAGGTCGTGATGCGCGCGCTGAAGGACGTGGCGGCCGAGGGACGCACGGTCGTGATCGTGACCCACGACAGGGAGCTCGCCGAGCTAGCCGACGCGCGCATCGAGCTGCGCGACGGGGTCGTGCGCGGCGTCAGCGGTCCCAAGGCCGCCGACGTGGCGCCCGACCTGGCGGCCGAGCCGCCCGCACCGCCCGCCGGCGTGGCGGGGAGCCCATGA
- a CDS encoding ABC transporter permease: protein MRGAVTAQLALTSLRHRPLRTGLTALGIAIAIASTVVFMSIGEGLRKAFADQLAGLGPDIQVSFGEVGDDLFPTAPDLPAEYVERLRADAERFGIRSVTPALLYLRGGLSPSQSFVFEGLPTDVPLNEVFTGASVVEGRLLTPEDEEALVAVVGRSVASRARLEVGDELRLNPDATFEVVGVVSSDAGLLENLVIVPFASLREAMGVEDRVSTIMVKLEDPARADRVAEEIEAAYPDLGAQTQAGAMSVVQDSLRISDFVRLGISAIALVVGAIAVANTMMMSVFERTREFGVVRAVGARPTFLFSIVVLESVVLSLVGAAVGVGLGTLATRVVNAIANDYVGLSVAAVTPRLVAFAVLVAAATGLLAGLLPAGRAARVPIAVAVARE from the coding sequence GTGAGGGGCGCCGTCACCGCGCAGCTCGCCCTGACGTCGCTGCGCCACCGCCCGCTGCGCACCGGCCTTACCGCCCTCGGCATCGCCATCGCGATCGCCTCCACCGTCGTGTTCATGTCGATCGGCGAGGGCCTGCGCAAGGCGTTCGCGGACCAGCTCGCGGGCCTGGGGCCCGACATCCAGGTCAGCTTCGGCGAGGTCGGCGACGACCTCTTCCCCACCGCGCCCGACCTGCCGGCGGAGTACGTCGAGCGGCTACGGGCCGACGCCGAGCGCTTCGGCATCAGGTCCGTGACGCCGGCGCTCCTCTACCTGCGCGGCGGCCTCTCCCCCAGCCAGTCCTTCGTCTTCGAGGGGCTGCCCACCGACGTGCCGCTGAACGAGGTCTTCACGGGGGCCTCGGTGGTGGAGGGGCGCCTCCTGACCCCTGAGGACGAGGAGGCTCTGGTGGCCGTCGTGGGGCGGTCCGTGGCGTCGCGGGCGCGGCTCGAGGTGGGCGACGAGCTGCGCCTCAACCCCGACGCGACGTTCGAGGTCGTGGGCGTCGTCTCGTCCGACGCCGGGCTGCTGGAGAACCTCGTGATCGTGCCCTTCGCCTCCCTGCGCGAGGCCATGGGCGTCGAGGACCGCGTGAGCACGATCATGGTCAAGCTCGAGGACCCGGCGCGCGCCGACAGGGTCGCCGAGGAGATCGAGGCCGCCTACCCCGACCTCGGCGCCCAGACGCAGGCCGGCGCGATGAGCGTCGTGCAGGACTCGCTGCGCATCTCCGACTTCGTGCGCCTCGGCATCAGCGCGATCGCCCTCGTGGTGGGCGCGATCGCCGTCGCGAACACGATGATGATGAGCGTCTTCGAGCGCACCCGCGAGTTCGGCGTCGTGCGGGCTGTGGGCGCGCGTCCCACGTTCCTGTTCTCCATCGTCGTGCTCGAGTCCGTCGTCCTGTCGCTGGTCGGCGCCGCCGTCGGCGTGGGACTCGGCACCCTGGCGACGCGGGTCGTGAACGCCATCGCGAACGACTACGTCGGCCTCTCCGTCGCCGCCGTCACGCCGCGGCTCGTCGCCTTCGCGGTGCTGGTCGCGGCCGCGACGGGGCTCCTCGCCGGGCTGCTCCCGGCCGGACGCGCCGCGCGCGTGCCCATCGCCGTCGCCGTCGCTCGCGAGTGA
- a CDS encoding DUF423 domain-containing protein, with translation MRLGPRAAGSLGALLVALAVAVGAFGAHTLEGRLPADRLSTLETSVRYQTYGGLGLLAMALAARVARGGTATAAGGAVGASAGAERSAALLALGVLLFCGALYLLAAGGPRLLGLVAPLGGAAMIASWLWLALSLWREPVTPSP, from the coding sequence ATGAGGCTGGGACCGCGGGCGGCGGGGTCGCTCGGCGCGCTGCTGGTGGCGCTGGCGGTGGCCGTGGGGGCGTTCGGCGCCCACACGCTGGAGGGACGCCTGCCCGCGGACAGGCTGAGCACCCTCGAGACGTCCGTGAGGTACCAGACCTACGGGGGCCTCGGCCTGTTGGCGATGGCGTTGGCGGCCCGGGTCGCCCGCGGCGGGACGGCGACGGCGGCGGGAGGGGCGGTCGGAGCGTCCGCGGGAGCCGAGAGGTCCGCGGCGCTGCTGGCCCTCGGCGTGCTCCTGTTCTGCGGCGCCCTCTACCTGCTCGCGGCCGGCGGCCCGAGACTCCTCGGCCTCGTCGCGCCGCTGGGCGGGGCCGCGATGATCGCCTCGTGGCTGTGGCTGGCGCTGTCGCTGTGGCGCGAGCCGGTCACGCCGTCGCCCTGA